In one window of Candidatus Hydrogenedentota bacterium DNA:
- a CDS encoding glycosyltransferase codes for MTAEPANPTPERSYVIVITARDEAKYLQGTIDSIAGQTLLPVELVIVDDGSKDETGAIADAAAAQYPWVHVVHRPDRGERKVGAGVVETFYAGYEALQTRSFAYQCKLDGDLTLPPGYFEGIVKKMEADATLGGASGKVFNPVGEGAFKEERIIDDMVSGAVNFWRRACWEQIGGYVRMVMWDGIAMHRARMFGWHTRSFRDKDLEIIHHRLMGSSHKNILHGRMRWGRGQWFMGCHPLYIIASGINRMFERPYIVGGICIMAGYFSSMIKGAEQYDDPEFRKYLHAWQLKRLGLAFLAPEVTPHERNAS; via the coding sequence ATGACGGCGGAGCCTGCTAACCCAACACCCGAGCGGTCGTATGTTATCGTCATCACCGCCCGAGACGAAGCCAAATACCTCCAGGGAACGATAGACAGCATTGCAGGCCAGACGCTTCTGCCGGTCGAACTGGTCATCGTGGACGACGGCTCGAAAGACGAGACCGGGGCGATTGCCGACGCGGCCGCGGCGCAATACCCCTGGGTCCACGTGGTGCATCGCCCTGATCGCGGCGAGCGCAAGGTCGGGGCGGGCGTTGTCGAGACGTTTTACGCGGGCTACGAAGCCCTCCAAACACGAAGCTTCGCGTATCAATGCAAGCTTGACGGCGATCTCACCCTGCCGCCCGGGTATTTCGAAGGAATCGTCAAGAAGATGGAGGCCGATGCAACGCTGGGCGGGGCGAGCGGCAAGGTCTTCAATCCGGTTGGCGAAGGGGCGTTCAAGGAGGAACGCATCATTGATGACATGGTATCCGGCGCTGTCAACTTTTGGCGCCGGGCCTGCTGGGAACAGATAGGAGGCTACGTGCGCATGGTCATGTGGGATGGGATCGCCATGCACCGTGCCCGCATGTTCGGCTGGCATACACGCAGTTTCCGTGACAAGGATTTGGAGATCATTCATCACCGCCTCATGGGTTCCTCACATAAGAACATTCTTCATGGGCGTATGCGTTGGGGCCGCGGCCAATGGTTTATGGGCTGCCACCCCCTTTACATCATCGCCAGCGGGATCAACCGGATGTTTGAACGTCCCTATATCGTGGGCGGAATTTGCATTATGGCGGGTTACTTTTCGAGCATGATCAAGGGCGCTGAACAATATGATGACCCTGAATTCCGCAAGTACCTGCATGCCTGGCAACTGAAACGGCTGGGATTGGCTTTCCTTGCGCCCGAGGTTACGCCCCACGAACGGAACGCTTCATGA
- a CDS encoding glycosyltransferase family A protein, which yields MRAGEEQNGAVVPDLNVSFVVIGYNESATLKDCLESVKNADMEGLSWELIYVDGGSTDSSIDIAHEVGVDQLLGGEKRRRAAENRNLGLAAARGRHVQFIDGDMTVSPDWPRVGVEFLEAHSDVAAVCGNLKEVCPGILFEALQIDWAPREQAIRHCGGAALYVRATLQEAGGFPTDVAFGEEPLLCWRLRNEYARKIYQLNRVMAQHNLGFRGIRDYWRRNVRCGQTYAEIAARCWRTSDPLWRKECIVNVFWACATVASITLLGVGNIWVKTAVVAAVMLIIGRKFVQTKLKGYCALVSLVYAMHTYFSKLSIAWGECRWFAGHVRRKVIGQ from the coding sequence ATGAGAGCCGGCGAAGAACAGAACGGCGCCGTCGTCCCGGATCTTAACGTGTCCTTCGTTGTCATCGGATACAATGAATCCGCAACACTCAAGGACTGCCTCGAATCGGTGAAGAATGCGGACATGGAGGGCCTGTCCTGGGAATTGATCTATGTGGACGGCGGCTCGACCGATTCCAGTATCGACATTGCGCATGAGGTGGGCGTCGACCAGTTGCTGGGAGGCGAGAAACGCCGGCGCGCCGCCGAGAACCGAAATCTGGGACTTGCCGCCGCGCGAGGCAGACACGTCCAATTCATCGACGGCGATATGACGGTGTCTCCGGATTGGCCGCGAGTTGGTGTCGAGTTTCTCGAGGCGCATAGCGATGTTGCGGCTGTATGCGGTAATCTGAAGGAGGTCTGCCCTGGCATCCTCTTCGAAGCCCTGCAAATCGATTGGGCGCCGCGCGAACAGGCCATTCGCCATTGTGGCGGGGCCGCGCTATATGTTCGGGCTACACTGCAGGAAGCGGGTGGTTTTCCCACGGATGTCGCCTTCGGGGAAGAGCCGTTATTGTGCTGGCGACTCCGTAATGAGTACGCCAGGAAGATCTACCAACTCAATCGCGTAATGGCGCAGCACAATCTAGGTTTCCGAGGCATCCGCGACTATTGGCGCCGAAACGTGCGCTGCGGCCAAACGTATGCCGAGATAGCCGCGCGCTGCTGGCGGACATCCGATCCGCTTTGGCGAAAAGAATGTATTGTGAACGTCTTCTGGGCGTGTGCCACGGTTGCGTCCATCACCTTGCTGGGTGTGGGGAACATCTGGGTCAAGACGGCCGTGGTTGCAGCAGTGATGCTCATCATCGGCAGGAAGTTCGTCCAAACCAAGCTCAAAGGCTACTGCGCTCTTGTGTCTCTTGTGTATGCAATGCATACCTACTTCTCGAAACTTTCTATTGCTTGGGGAGAATGTCGCTGGTTTGCGGGTCATGTGCGCAGAAAGGTCATAGGGCAATGA
- a CDS encoding asparagine synthase-related protein, producing the protein MSNAYFCQTPECKDVHALAHSFSSLLCSGNASVNHYAAAGQALFGLASLDKFGQGLMPRYLEDTRYWGVLTGELHTCGALETCKQAYPDAQDDLGLLAKLSREKRLCETLPTLNGAFFLMLWDPDSHTLVAANDRYGLYPMYWAHRGSHFCLASRVMGPVLAGVVPGDIDPLAVAQILTVDDFAGDRTLVRDVSVFPPGTMMTKTLETIEWKTYWAWEYPSEQGTTVEEWGRRAGAALVEAVRRQAGTRRSIGVTLSGGLDSRCIAAAAVQAGISPRTFTWGEDRCYDRVLAARIAGVLGTEHRDCPYEYDTLAERFSEGVAITEGMCNTFDMHFLAHLHVIESVDLVLNGFAGDAVLGETFLRPQWSKPMQPDELAENVFGRFNRFLKESDLSRAMPAVKDLGAEDYPLAIFKRQFGELGHLSTPDAAHRYLFDNHVRRKTAMGTVLMREGAESAACFFDYDFNDLVRSIPTDLRANHRTYRAMMRSTFCSVAAIAWQATLLPPLAPEWQVFASKVVRRVSAKVERLTGWHGLAKRQQVGDFTRHLRNELRDWMHGLVMTEYPLPEDILMPGFYRQVWQEHLEGKDRYRLLGAIVPILELSRLVQRVRTGQLVPGRAPVLVRN; encoded by the coding sequence ATGAGCAACGCGTATTTTTGCCAGACGCCGGAGTGCAAAGACGTTCACGCACTGGCGCATTCGTTCAGTTCCCTTCTTTGCAGCGGAAACGCGAGCGTCAACCATTACGCTGCAGCGGGCCAGGCGTTGTTTGGATTGGCAAGTCTTGACAAGTTCGGCCAGGGTCTCATGCCGCGATATCTCGAAGATACGCGGTATTGGGGCGTCTTGACCGGCGAATTGCACACGTGCGGTGCTCTTGAGACGTGCAAACAAGCCTACCCCGATGCACAAGACGATTTGGGGCTATTGGCGAAGCTCTCCCGGGAGAAGCGGCTCTGCGAGACCTTGCCCACGCTCAACGGCGCGTTTTTCCTGATGCTGTGGGATCCCGATTCGCATACGCTTGTCGCGGCCAACGACCGCTATGGCCTGTATCCGATGTACTGGGCGCATCGGGGTTCGCATTTCTGCCTTGCCAGCCGTGTAATGGGGCCTGTTCTCGCCGGAGTGGTCCCGGGAGACATTGATCCCTTGGCAGTTGCGCAGATCTTGACCGTGGACGACTTCGCCGGAGATCGAACGCTTGTGCGCGATGTCTCGGTCTTCCCTCCGGGGACCATGATGACAAAGACCCTCGAAACCATCGAATGGAAGACCTATTGGGCCTGGGAGTATCCCTCGGAACAGGGTACTACCGTCGAGGAATGGGGCCGGCGCGCGGGGGCAGCATTAGTCGAGGCCGTGCGGCGCCAGGCGGGTACGCGGCGCAGCATCGGCGTTACACTCAGCGGCGGACTCGATTCCCGGTGCATAGCGGCGGCTGCCGTACAGGCAGGAATATCGCCGCGCACGTTCACGTGGGGGGAAGACCGGTGCTATGACCGTGTGCTGGCTGCCAGAATTGCGGGCGTCCTCGGAACCGAGCACAGGGATTGTCCTTACGAATACGACACATTGGCCGAAAGGTTCAGCGAAGGAGTCGCGATAACTGAAGGCATGTGCAATACGTTCGACATGCATTTTCTCGCGCATCTCCACGTGATCGAGAGTGTGGACCTTGTACTGAATGGATTCGCCGGAGATGCCGTGCTGGGAGAGACGTTCTTGCGTCCGCAATGGTCTAAACCGATGCAGCCCGATGAGCTTGCAGAGAACGTTTTCGGGCGTTTCAACAGATTCCTGAAAGAGTCCGACTTATCCAGAGCCATGCCGGCAGTAAAAGATCTTGGTGCGGAGGATTATCCTCTCGCGATCTTCAAACGTCAGTTCGGGGAACTGGGTCACTTGAGCACGCCCGATGCAGCGCATCGTTACCTCTTCGACAACCATGTTCGCCGCAAAACGGCCATGGGCACCGTCCTGATGCGCGAAGGGGCCGAGTCGGCGGCATGCTTCTTTGATTACGATTTCAACGACCTGGTCCGAAGCATCCCGACAGACTTGCGGGCAAATCATCGCACCTACCGCGCGATGATGCGCAGCACTTTTTGCAGTGTTGCCGCCATTGCCTGGCAAGCGACCCTGCTCCCCCCCCTTGCTCCGGAGTGGCAAGTTTTTGCGTCCAAGGTCGTGCGCCGGGTTAGTGCGAAGGTCGAGCGGCTTACTGGCTGGCACGGACTGGCCAAACGCCAACAGGTCGGGGACTTCACTCGACATCTGCGCAACGAGCTGCGCGATTGGATGCACGGTCTCGTGATGACGGAATATCCCCTTCCGGAAGATATCTTGATGCCCGGGTTCTACCGTCAGGTCTGGCAGGAACACCTCGAAGGGAAAGACCGCTACCGGTTGTTGGGCGCCATCGTGCCCATTCTGGAATTGTCCAGATTAGTGCAGCGGGTTCGAACAGGGCAGCTTGTGCCTGGCCGTGCCCCGGTGCTTGTGAGAAACTGA
- a CDS encoding heparinase II/III family protein codes for MTGTSLAQDLQKTRSSLYGPEVVASLRRNIDRFEWAGAARDGIVASAQKWLAMPEDHLWGLMFGATIPRSWMVWSNGYCPACKTSVPMYNWKMNALEHPWKVQCPHCSEFFPKNDFGAFYASGLDEHGVFEPGNADRSLLFNTDHPDANDPLHLFGVDDGTGYVEGDNRWRFIGAYLIYGQWKQGVVEGISTLAAAHLMTGDPAYARKAAILIDRVADLYPLFDFGAQGVLYEGKADRGYVSTWHDACEETREIVMAYDMIFEAIKDDTGLVAFLSKKSEQYKLDNPKTGFADIQRNIETRILRDAIANRPKITTNYPRTEIALAIVYAVLGMPENEAAFWGLVDPMLQQATSVDGVTGEKGLAGYSCFTISAVGCFIGEFAKSDPAFLHTLLERHPNLRKTYRFFADTMCLGRYYPQIGDTGAYCHAVNRYVGLNFARYGGGSSSSGWTHIPPSMFTLCWQLYKETGDPAYAQIAYRENGNELTNLPYDFFIDDPGPVAADIEAVIAQHGPEIILGSVNKEEWHLGLMRSGEGEHRRVLWLDYDAGGPHGHADGMNLGLFAKGLDLLPEFGYPPVQFGGWGSPRARWYTMSAAHNTVVVDGANSAWGQAGETTLWAEGAAFHAMRMTGPGLIGGERFERTAVMVDVSPQDFYVLDVFHVKGGHDHTKFLHSHFGGVQVSGLNLQPAEDYGHDTQMRSFQMDPTAQSGWSADWRVEDRLKLLETERDIHLRYTDFTQEASAGLAEGWVVVGIYKSSEEIWIPRVVVRRQNAQDAPPLESTFVGVLEPYEGNRFIGSIRRLPVQTPEGTAVGGTHTALLLELADGRRDIVIVRDRLDAAATRVAVEANPQTRTDGEIAMVRLDAQGNVVYTALCGGSLLESGEHLLNLEGVARFHEMGTP; via the coding sequence ATGACCGGAACATCGCTTGCACAAGACCTGCAAAAGACCAGAAGCAGCCTGTACGGTCCGGAGGTCGTGGCTTCCTTGCGGCGCAACATTGATCGGTTCGAATGGGCCGGGGCGGCGCGCGACGGGATTGTCGCCAGCGCACAGAAATGGCTCGCCATGCCGGAGGATCACCTGTGGGGCTTGATGTTCGGGGCGACCATCCCCCGGTCGTGGATGGTGTGGTCCAATGGGTACTGCCCGGCGTGCAAGACGAGCGTGCCCATGTACAACTGGAAGATGAATGCGCTCGAGCACCCGTGGAAGGTGCAGTGTCCCCACTGCAGCGAGTTCTTCCCCAAGAACGATTTTGGAGCGTTTTACGCATCTGGACTCGATGAGCACGGGGTGTTCGAACCCGGCAACGCCGACCGCTCGCTCTTGTTCAATACGGATCATCCTGATGCGAATGACCCGCTCCATCTTTTCGGTGTCGATGACGGCACGGGGTATGTCGAGGGAGACAATCGGTGGCGATTCATCGGGGCGTACCTGATTTATGGACAATGGAAACAGGGCGTGGTAGAGGGCATCAGCACCCTCGCGGCCGCGCACTTGATGACCGGCGACCCAGCCTATGCCAGGAAAGCCGCTATCCTCATCGACCGGGTTGCGGACCTCTATCCCCTGTTCGACTTTGGGGCGCAGGGCGTCCTCTATGAGGGAAAAGCCGATCGCGGCTATGTGTCGACGTGGCACGACGCCTGCGAAGAGACCCGTGAAATCGTCATGGCCTACGACATGATATTCGAAGCCATTAAGGACGATACCGGGCTAGTGGCGTTTCTTTCGAAGAAATCCGAGCAATACAAGCTCGACAATCCCAAGACGGGTTTCGCCGACATTCAACGCAACATCGAGACGCGTATCCTGCGCGACGCCATCGCCAACCGCCCCAAAATCACGACCAACTATCCCCGCACGGAGATTGCGCTGGCCATTGTTTACGCGGTCCTGGGTATGCCCGAAAACGAAGCGGCGTTTTGGGGACTCGTCGACCCGATGCTGCAGCAGGCCACTTCGGTCGACGGAGTGACAGGCGAGAAAGGGCTTGCGGGCTACTCGTGTTTCACCATTTCCGCGGTGGGCTGTTTCATTGGCGAATTCGCGAAGTCCGACCCGGCGTTTCTGCACACCCTGTTGGAACGGCACCCGAACCTTCGGAAGACCTATCGATTCTTCGCGGATACGATGTGCCTGGGCCGGTATTACCCGCAAATCGGCGACACGGGCGCTTATTGCCATGCGGTGAACCGGTACGTAGGCCTGAATTTCGCCCGTTATGGCGGCGGCTCGAGCAGTTCGGGCTGGACCCACATCCCACCTTCGATGTTCACCCTCTGTTGGCAGCTGTACAAAGAAACGGGCGACCCCGCATACGCCCAGATCGCGTACCGCGAAAACGGCAACGAACTGACAAACCTGCCCTATGACTTCTTCATCGACGACCCCGGACCCGTCGCCGCGGACATCGAGGCGGTAATAGCCCAGCACGGCCCGGAAATCATTCTGGGTAGCGTCAACAAGGAAGAGTGGCATCTTGGCTTGATGCGCTCGGGCGAAGGGGAACACCGCCGGGTGTTGTGGCTCGATTACGACGCGGGAGGCCCCCACGGCCATGCCGACGGCATGAATCTGGGATTGTTCGCGAAAGGGCTCGATTTGCTGCCCGAGTTCGGGTATCCGCCCGTCCAGTTCGGTGGCTGGGGTTCGCCCCGGGCTCGTTGGTACACCATGAGCGCCGCACACAACACGGTGGTCGTGGATGGTGCGAATTCAGCCTGGGGTCAGGCAGGCGAAACGACGCTCTGGGCCGAGGGTGCGGCCTTCCATGCCATGCGTATGACAGGCCCCGGTTTGATTGGCGGCGAACGGTTCGAGCGGACGGCTGTCATGGTAGACGTATCTCCCCAAGACTTTTATGTGCTCGACGTCTTCCATGTCAAGGGCGGTCACGACCACACGAAATTCCTTCACAGCCACTTCGGCGGGGTCCAGGTATCCGGATTGAACCTCCAGCCCGCGGAGGACTACGGCCACGACACCCAGATGCGCAGCTTCCAGATGGATCCAACCGCGCAATCTGGGTGGTCGGCCGATTGGAGGGTCGAAGACCGGCTGAAACTGCTTGAGACTGAGCGGGACATCCATCTGCGGTATACCGATTTTACTCAAGAGGCGTCGGCGGGGCTCGCGGAAGGCTGGGTTGTCGTCGGCATCTATAAATCGAGCGAGGAAATTTGGATTCCGCGTGTCGTTGTCAGAAGACAGAACGCCCAGGATGCTCCCCCGCTCGAATCTACGTTTGTGGGAGTCCTGGAACCCTATGAGGGCAACCGGTTTATCGGGTCCATCCGCCGATTGCCAGTTCAAACACCCGAAGGAACGGCTGTTGGCGGCACACACACTGCGCTCTTGCTTGAACTGGCCGACGGCCGCCGCGACATCGTGATCGTGCGCGACCGCCTTGATGCGGCGGCCACGCGCGTAGCCGTCGAGGCTAATCCCCAGACCCGCACCGACGGCGAGATTGCGATGGTTCGCCTTGATGCGCAAGGAAACGTCGTATACACAGCCCTGTGCGGAGGTTCGCTGCTCGAGTCCGGTGAACATCTGCTCAATCTCGAGGGCGTGGCGAGATTCCACGAAATGGGCACACCGTAA
- a CDS encoding RNA polymerase sigma factor → MSDAELIKKILAGDEERFGEVIDRYARRVWALCASYVHNPSDCEDLVQESFVRSYLRLNTIREPGAFGAWLGQIARTQCLEWLRKRSREKNAVANLEEAANEASAEDLASEAAQRDEMRAFLRQNLNALPDKYREALYLFYLGGHSVAEAARFLDISESAFKKRLQLGR, encoded by the coding sequence GTGAGCGACGCCGAGCTGATCAAAAAGATCCTCGCTGGGGACGAGGAGCGCTTTGGGGAAGTCATCGACCGCTACGCGCGCAGGGTCTGGGCTCTGTGCGCGAGCTACGTACATAACCCCTCCGACTGCGAGGATTTGGTGCAGGAGAGCTTTGTCCGCAGCTATTTGCGCCTCAATACGATACGCGAGCCCGGGGCGTTCGGCGCCTGGCTCGGGCAAATCGCGCGAACACAGTGCCTGGAATGGCTCCGTAAACGCAGCCGGGAGAAGAACGCGGTCGCCAACCTCGAAGAAGCCGCAAACGAAGCCTCCGCGGAAGACCTGGCATCGGAGGCCGCGCAACGCGATGAGATGCGCGCCTTTCTCCGCCAGAATCTCAACGCTCTACCAGACAAGTATCGTGAGGCCCTATACCTTTTCTACCTCGGAGGGCATTCCGTAGCGGAAGCGGCCCGTTTCCTCGATATCTCGGAAAGCGCGTTTAAGAAACGCCTTCAACTGGGCCGCGA
- a CDS encoding MFS transporter: MNATIADGTSFWHRLPIVQTLHELEKGPRSFLWYVSFNVVGWQCVLGPALVLLARRIDMPPSWVGRLLSFTPLSMILVLFGVRIISRVGSKRLMLVAWLSRNIIVCGVFFIPWVYESWGPRAAWYVLMGSTLGFCIARAIGAGGWWPWLHELVPANQRGLYFSAETMVTNLISVLVFGVQALILMNSQTLGRYLLIFMIGVMAGLTSLIYIARIPGGRGSAEKEGDIETFGSYFRVLSDLPYLRFLAVSSLSFSCVAWYTSCSILYMRDALGMSSGYITAITSAGSLGILLTIRAWGRFADHSGSARAMSKTLFAFSLATLFFLLLLPDEGWTRWAVLPAAVMAAVFNAAFNVSANRANLNFIKATGLVAYTNTWSIVTSIALGITPIIAGKIIDAWGLDGFRLCFAAAGIGGVLCAMLCRVTVPDGEPVEMSVTELLNPGLPIRTLARIFYITAGFHQSNRNPNHRAPQSPDL; encoded by the coding sequence ATGAACGCAACAATTGCAGACGGAACGTCGTTCTGGCACCGCCTTCCCATCGTGCAGACGCTCCATGAGCTGGAGAAGGGTCCCCGCTCGTTTCTCTGGTACGTGTCATTCAATGTTGTCGGGTGGCAATGTGTGCTCGGCCCGGCATTGGTGCTGTTGGCCCGCCGCATCGATATGCCGCCGTCCTGGGTAGGAAGACTTCTGTCGTTTACGCCGTTGTCAATGATTCTGGTTCTTTTCGGGGTGCGCATCATCAGCCGTGTAGGCTCGAAACGGCTTATGCTCGTAGCATGGCTTTCCCGGAACATCATCGTCTGCGGTGTTTTTTTCATTCCCTGGGTATACGAGAGCTGGGGTCCCCGTGCGGCATGGTATGTGCTGATGGGAAGCACGCTGGGGTTTTGCATCGCCCGTGCCATTGGGGCGGGCGGATGGTGGCCGTGGCTTCACGAATTGGTCCCTGCGAATCAGCGCGGCCTCTATTTCAGTGCGGAGACCATGGTCACCAATCTCATTTCTGTGCTCGTGTTCGGCGTGCAGGCTCTTATTTTGATGAATTCCCAGACCTTGGGGCGTTACCTGCTGATTTTCATGATTGGCGTAATGGCGGGATTGACCAGCCTTATCTACATCGCGCGTATCCCCGGCGGCAGGGGTTCCGCCGAGAAGGAAGGCGATATAGAGACCTTCGGCTCATATTTCCGCGTTCTGTCGGATCTCCCGTACCTTCGTTTCCTGGCGGTTTCATCACTGAGCTTTTCGTGCGTTGCCTGGTACACGTCCTGTTCGATTCTGTACATGCGCGACGCGCTTGGAATGTCGTCCGGATACATTACGGCCATTACATCGGCGGGAAGTCTTGGCATTCTGCTGACCATCCGGGCCTGGGGCCGTTTCGCCGACCACAGCGGCAGCGCCCGGGCGATGTCCAAGACGCTTTTCGCCTTTTCGCTTGCGACCTTGTTCTTCCTGCTGCTTCTGCCGGATGAGGGATGGACCCGTTGGGCAGTATTGCCCGCCGCGGTGATGGCCGCCGTGTTCAATGCGGCATTCAACGTCTCGGCCAACCGCGCGAACCTCAATTTCATCAAGGCAACGGGTCTCGTCGCATATACCAACACGTGGAGCATCGTCACATCCATTGCGCTAGGGATAACGCCGATCATCGCCGGAAAAATCATCGACGCGTGGGGACTCGATGGTTTTCGCCTGTGCTTTGCCGCGGCGGGTATCGGCGGGGTACTCTGCGCAATGTTGTGCCGGGTGACAGTTCCGGACGGGGAGCCGGTCGAAATGTCTGTTACCGAGTTGCTCAATCCCGGCCTGCCTATCCGCACGCTGGCCCGCATCTTCTACATCACGGCGGGGTTTCACCAGAGCAACCGGAACCCAAACCACCGCGCCCCACAGAGCCCCGACCTGTAG
- a CDS encoding carbohydrate ABC transporter permease, whose amino-acid sequence MITRNDSKRRWPLFEIAMLLLGILFVSPCLLAVINSLKPLPAIRENPFAPPNGLYLDSYRFLFTKARLAGPMVNSLIMCIVVILALITTAPMAAYSMTRRRMASGKFLRLFFLAGLTIPFQIIMVPLLKEFKTIGAASISVLDRVAPAAGVHATTYGTAGETLLAQSGADFSYFALWVHYVSWGLPLCIFIYSGFMSTIPKEMEESAALDGCGSVSTFWRIIFPLLVPCTITVIIFWGLWIWNDFMQAFIIVGPRAQLVFVQLYTFLTDKYVKNWSNIFAGTVVLSLPVTVLYLLMQRRFIKGLMAGALK is encoded by the coding sequence ATGATCACGCGGAACGATTCAAAGCGCCGTTGGCCCCTCTTTGAAATCGCAATGCTCCTCCTTGGAATCCTGTTCGTCTCGCCCTGTCTGCTGGCGGTGATCAATTCACTGAAACCGTTACCCGCGATTCGCGAGAATCCCTTTGCGCCTCCCAACGGCCTCTATCTCGACAGTTACCGGTTCCTCTTCACCAAGGCGCGCCTCGCCGGCCCCATGGTCAACAGCCTGATCATGTGTATTGTCGTGATTCTGGCCCTCATCACTACAGCGCCGATGGCAGCCTACTCGATGACGCGCCGCCGCATGGCTTCCGGAAAGTTCCTCCGCCTCTTCTTTCTCGCGGGACTCACGATACCCTTTCAGATCATCATGGTGCCCCTCCTGAAGGAGTTCAAAACTATTGGCGCGGCCTCCATAAGCGTGCTGGACCGCGTCGCACCCGCGGCGGGGGTTCACGCCACGACATACGGGACCGCCGGTGAAACGCTGCTTGCGCAGTCGGGCGCCGACTTCTCCTACTTTGCCCTCTGGGTGCATTACGTCTCGTGGGGACTGCCCCTATGCATTTTCATCTACAGCGGTTTCATGTCGACCATTCCCAAGGAGATGGAGGAGTCCGCGGCATTGGACGGTTGCGGTTCCGTCTCGACATTCTGGCGCATCATCTTTCCGCTGCTCGTGCCATGCACGATCACGGTCATCATCTTCTGGGGGTTGTGGATCTGGAACGATTTCATGCAGGCATTCATCATTGTGGGACCGCGCGCTCAGCTGGTGTTCGTCCAGTTGTACACGTTCCTGACGGACAAGTACGTCAAGAATTGGAGCAACATTTTCGCGGGAACCGTCGTCTTGTCCCTTCCCGTGACCGTCCTCTACCTGCTCATGCAAAGGCGCTTCATAAAAGGGCTTATGGCGGGCGCACTCAAGTGA
- a CDS encoding sugar ABC transporter permease, whose translation MNHPARTHARERMWREFLASLVLCGPAVALYAGFIVLPALMGFGYSFTNWTGWTDNPGFVGLANFRELAADTMFRSSVRFTLFETVLLTLFFTFATMFLAVLLDKLRVMKGLVRGMFFYPYILSILVSALLFRYLANYREGAINILLEAIHLDALAQNWMLAREWAPYFVFALVAWSGLGFFTTLYLANLQTIPTDLYEAARIDGAGPLQVFTHVQFPMLLPTITTNSVLALITGINLFPQIVVTTQGAPGYDTFTIGYYIYHLGVLNNRQGYAAAVSFVTFTALVAVAAVQASLLRRRQVAL comes from the coding sequence ATGAACCATCCTGCTCGGACCCATGCCCGCGAGAGAATGTGGCGCGAGTTTCTCGCGTCGCTGGTGCTGTGCGGTCCCGCCGTCGCCCTGTATGCGGGGTTTATCGTGCTGCCTGCACTCATGGGTTTTGGCTACAGTTTCACCAACTGGACGGGATGGACCGACAATCCCGGTTTTGTCGGGCTGGCCAATTTTCGAGAGCTCGCGGCCGACACCATGTTTCGCTCGTCCGTGCGGTTCACCCTCTTCGAGACAGTCCTGCTGACGCTCTTCTTCACCTTCGCGACGATGTTCCTGGCAGTGCTTCTCGACAAGCTTCGCGTTATGAAAGGGCTGGTCCGCGGGATGTTCTTCTACCCCTATATCTTGAGCATCCTGGTTAGCGCACTGTTGTTCCGTTACCTTGCCAACTACCGGGAAGGGGCTATCAACATCCTTCTTGAAGCGATACACCTTGATGCGCTCGCCCAGAACTGGATGTTGGCGCGCGAGTGGGCGCCCTATTTCGTCTTTGCTCTGGTGGCATGGAGCGGGCTGGGCTTCTTCACCACTCTGTACCTGGCGAACCTCCAGACCATCCCAACCGACCTCTACGAGGCTGCCCGAATAGACGGCGCCGGGCCGCTCCAGGTATTCACCCACGTTCAGTTCCCCATGCTATTGCCCACAATCACCACAAATTCAGTTCTGGCCCTGATTACCGGCATCAATCTCTTTCCACAAATCGTGGTAACGACCCAAGGCGCGCCTGGATACGATACCTTCACCATCGGCTACTACATTTACCATCTGGGGGTGCTCAACAACCGTCAAGGCTACGCCGCGGCCGTGTCTTTCGTGACCTTCACGGCGCTGGTGGCCGTGGCGGCGGTTCAGGCATCCCTCCTGAGGCGAAGGCAGGTGGCCCTATGA